A single Xylanimonas cellulosilytica DSM 15894 DNA region contains:
- a CDS encoding fumarylacetoacetate hydrolase family protein, which yields MRIATVTTPHGTAAAVQADAGWRALPAPDLSALLADGDAWEPGDLLADAVPTLPLPRPGKVICCGLNYGDHIAEMGRDLPTHPTLFAKHADTLLADGQDIRLPAGLQIDWEAELAVVVGRELRHADEDQARAAIAGYTVANDISVRDWQRRTPQWFQGKAWDATTPLGPVVVTPDEVDPEAGLEVICRVNGVEHQRGSTKTLVFSSAALLAYVSTFTVLRPGDIVLTGTPGGVGMGMEPPVYLADGDVVETEIPGIGALTNTVRLA from the coding sequence ATGCGAATCGCGACCGTCACCACCCCGCACGGCACCGCCGCCGCGGTCCAGGCCGACGCCGGCTGGCGCGCGCTGCCCGCCCCGGACCTCTCGGCCCTGCTGGCCGACGGCGACGCCTGGGAGCCCGGCGACCTCCTGGCGGACGCGGTACCGACGCTGCCGCTGCCCCGCCCCGGCAAGGTGATCTGCTGCGGCCTGAACTACGGCGACCACATCGCCGAGATGGGCCGCGACCTGCCCACCCACCCGACCCTCTTCGCCAAGCACGCCGACACGCTGCTCGCCGACGGGCAGGACATCCGGCTCCCGGCCGGTCTCCAGATCGACTGGGAGGCCGAGCTCGCCGTCGTCGTCGGGCGCGAGCTGCGGCACGCCGACGAGGACCAGGCGCGTGCGGCGATCGCCGGCTACACCGTCGCCAACGACATCTCGGTGCGCGACTGGCAGCGGCGCACGCCGCAGTGGTTCCAGGGCAAGGCCTGGGACGCCACCACGCCGCTCGGCCCCGTCGTCGTCACCCCGGACGAGGTCGACCCCGAAGCAGGGCTCGAGGTGATCTGCCGCGTCAACGGCGTCGAGCACCAGCGGGGCAGCACCAAGACCCTCGTGTTCTCCAGCGCCGCGCTGCTCGCCTACGTCTCCACGTTCACCGTGCTGCGGCCCGGCGACATCGTGCTCACCGGGACGCCGGGCGGCGTCGGCATGGGCATGGAGCCGCCGGTCTACCTCGCCGACGGTGACGTCGTCGAGACCGAGATCCCGGGCATCGGCGCCCTCACCAACACCGTCCGCCTCGCATGA
- a CDS encoding acyl-CoA thioesterase — protein sequence MPTTAIPTTALPAPTMPTSATLTDVLTLKPVDPEVFDVAFTATTGPCPWPKAYGGDMVAQALVAATRTVTDGKAIHSTHAYFLRPVDVGAEVRYEVEVLRDGRGYSTRQVRGFQHGKPVYVCLANFAAGEPGGSFQASMPDDVPAPDELPTSAACLDGRSGGTTTDAARAYWAGGRSVDMRHVPGPLYLAVDGGRVPTQAVWVAPYDVLRPVDGLTTAQRDAAALAYVCDYTILEPLLRVLGHAWADDGLVTASLDHAMWFHRPVAMDGWLLYAQEAWSVADGRGSATGHFFTADGALVATVVQEGMIRATAPAKGDLS from the coding sequence ATGCCCACCACAGCGATCCCCACCACCGCGCTGCCCGCGCCCACGATGCCCACCTCCGCGACCCTCACCGACGTTCTCACCCTCAAGCCCGTCGACCCCGAGGTGTTCGACGTCGCGTTCACCGCGACCACCGGGCCCTGCCCGTGGCCCAAGGCCTACGGCGGGGACATGGTCGCCCAGGCCCTGGTCGCCGCGACCCGCACCGTCACGGACGGCAAGGCGATCCACTCGACCCACGCGTACTTCCTGCGGCCCGTCGACGTCGGGGCCGAGGTCCGCTACGAGGTCGAGGTGCTGCGCGACGGCCGCGGGTACAGCACCCGACAGGTGCGCGGCTTCCAGCACGGCAAGCCCGTCTACGTCTGCCTGGCGAACTTCGCCGCCGGCGAGCCCGGCGGCTCCTTCCAGGCGTCCATGCCCGACGACGTCCCGGCCCCGGACGAGCTGCCGACGTCGGCGGCCTGCCTGGACGGGCGCAGCGGCGGCACGACGACGGACGCCGCCCGGGCCTACTGGGCGGGCGGGCGCAGCGTCGACATGCGGCACGTGCCCGGCCCGCTCTACCTCGCCGTCGACGGCGGGCGCGTGCCCACCCAGGCCGTCTGGGTCGCGCCGTACGACGTGCTGCGGCCCGTCGACGGGCTCACCACCGCGCAGCGCGACGCCGCGGCGCTGGCCTACGTCTGCGACTACACCATCCTCGAGCCCCTCCTGCGGGTGCTCGGGCACGCGTGGGCCGACGACGGGCTGGTCACGGCCAGCCTCGACCACGCCATGTGGTTCCACCGCCCCGTCGCCATGGACGGGTGGCTGCTCTACGCCCAGGAGGCGTGGTCGGTGGCGGACGGCCGCGGCAGCGCGACCGGCCACTTCTTCACCGCCGACGGCGCCCTGGTGGCGACCGTCGTCCAGGAAGGCATGATCCGGGCCACCGCGCCCGCGAAGGGAGACCTGTCATGA
- a CDS encoding bifunctional salicylyl-CoA 5-hydroxylase/oxidoreductase, translating to MKIAIVGGGPGGLYFATLMKTLDPTHDITLWERNAADDTFGFGVVFSDETLGSIDGADPVIHERMEASFARWSDIDVTFDGQPLTVGGQGFAAMSRKELLQILQQRALELGVTVHFRTQAPDLDTLQSTHDLVLAADGLHSAIRTKYSDHFRPSLDRRGNKYIWLGTDLVFEAFQFFVKNTPWGTMQVHGYPYSAEGSTFIVEMHEDVWRRAGFDATEGESFPPGVSDEHAVARIAEIFADELQGHAIATNNSKWINFHTVRNERWHHENVVLLGDAAHTAHFSIGSGTKLAMEDALALAACLHEHPRLDEALAAYQTERKPVVESTQRAAQASLEWFENIGMYAHQDPSEFAFNLLTRSRRITFENLHDRDAAFATRIGSAFARRQGGDEGAPAMFQPVRVGELELKNRVMLSPMDMYSATDGMIDEFHLVHLGSKALGGAGLVMTEMTCVSPEGRITPGCPGLWTDAQRDAWRTVTEFVHARSTAKIGVQLGHSGRKGSTRLMWEGIDKPLEDGNWEVVGPSALPYGSGCHVPREATRADLDKVVADFVAAARRAVDAGFDLVEVHAAHGYLLSSFLSPVANRRDDEYGGSLENRLRFPLEVFAAVRAAVPARVPVTVRISATDWVPDGNTAQDGVEIARAFVAAGAAAIDVSSGQVTQDERPAFGRSYQTPFADKIRHEVAAPAGVAVIAVGAISSYDDVNSILLAGRADICALGRTHLYDPSWTLHAAAEQGYAGDAAAWPVQWAAGRRKPPASRTDKIPPRLQLLREGETTVPHLRWRAGATVPA from the coding sequence ATGAAGATCGCGATCGTGGGTGGCGGCCCCGGGGGTCTCTACTTCGCCACCCTGATGAAGACGCTCGACCCGACGCACGACATCACGCTCTGGGAGCGCAACGCTGCCGACGACACCTTCGGGTTCGGCGTCGTCTTCTCCGACGAGACGCTCGGCAGCATCGACGGGGCCGACCCGGTGATCCACGAGCGCATGGAGGCGAGCTTCGCTCGGTGGAGCGACATCGACGTCACCTTCGACGGGCAGCCCCTGACCGTCGGCGGGCAGGGCTTCGCCGCGATGTCCCGCAAGGAGCTGCTGCAGATCCTGCAGCAGCGCGCCCTCGAGCTCGGGGTGACCGTGCACTTCCGCACCCAGGCGCCCGACCTCGACACCCTGCAGTCGACGCACGACCTCGTGCTGGCCGCCGACGGGCTCCACTCGGCCATCCGCACCAAGTACTCCGACCACTTCCGCCCGTCCCTGGACCGGCGCGGCAACAAGTACATCTGGCTCGGCACCGACCTCGTGTTCGAGGCGTTCCAGTTCTTCGTCAAGAACACGCCCTGGGGCACGATGCAGGTCCACGGCTACCCCTACTCGGCCGAGGGGTCGACGTTCATCGTCGAGATGCACGAGGACGTGTGGCGACGCGCCGGGTTCGACGCGACCGAGGGCGAGAGCTTCCCGCCCGGCGTCTCCGACGAGCACGCCGTCGCACGGATCGCGGAGATCTTCGCCGACGAGCTCCAGGGCCACGCCATCGCGACCAACAACTCCAAGTGGATCAACTTCCACACGGTCCGCAACGAGCGCTGGCACCACGAGAACGTCGTGCTGCTGGGCGACGCCGCCCACACCGCCCACTTCTCCATCGGCTCCGGCACCAAGCTCGCCATGGAGGACGCGCTCGCACTGGCCGCGTGCCTGCACGAGCACCCGCGGCTCGACGAGGCGCTCGCGGCCTACCAGACGGAGCGGAAGCCCGTGGTCGAGTCGACCCAGCGCGCGGCGCAGGCCTCGCTCGAGTGGTTCGAGAACATCGGCATGTACGCCCACCAGGACCCGTCCGAGTTCGCCTTCAACCTCCTGACCCGCTCCCGCCGGATCACCTTCGAGAACCTCCACGACCGCGACGCCGCGTTCGCCACCCGGATCGGGTCGGCGTTCGCGCGCCGGCAGGGCGGCGACGAGGGCGCCCCGGCGATGTTCCAGCCCGTCCGGGTCGGCGAGCTCGAGCTGAAGAACCGCGTCATGCTCTCGCCGATGGACATGTACTCGGCCACCGACGGCATGATCGACGAGTTCCACCTGGTCCACCTCGGGTCGAAGGCGCTCGGCGGTGCCGGCCTGGTGATGACGGAGATGACGTGCGTGTCCCCCGAGGGCCGGATCACCCCCGGCTGCCCCGGCCTGTGGACCGACGCCCAGCGTGACGCCTGGCGCACCGTGACCGAGTTCGTCCACGCACGCTCCACCGCGAAGATCGGCGTCCAGCTCGGCCACTCGGGCCGCAAGGGCTCGACCCGGCTCATGTGGGAGGGCATCGACAAGCCGCTCGAGGACGGCAACTGGGAGGTCGTCGGGCCCTCGGCGCTGCCCTACGGCAGCGGCTGCCACGTGCCGCGCGAGGCGACGCGCGCCGACCTCGACAAGGTCGTCGCCGACTTCGTCGCGGCCGCCCGTCGTGCGGTCGACGCGGGCTTCGACCTCGTCGAGGTGCATGCCGCGCACGGCTACCTGCTCAGCTCCTTCCTCTCGCCCGTCGCCAACCGGCGTGACGACGAGTACGGCGGCAGCCTCGAGAACCGGCTGCGCTTCCCGCTCGAGGTCTTCGCCGCGGTCCGCGCGGCCGTGCCGGCCCGGGTCCCGGTGACGGTCCGCATCTCGGCCACCGACTGGGTCCCGGACGGGAACACCGCGCAGGACGGCGTCGAGATCGCCCGCGCCTTCGTCGCCGCGGGGGCCGCCGCGATCGACGTCTCCTCGGGTCAGGTCACCCAGGACGAGCGGCCGGCGTTCGGCCGGTCGTACCAGACCCCGTTCGCCGACAAGATCCGCCACGAGGTGGCCGCCCCCGCCGGTGTGGCCGTGATCGCCGTCGGGGCCATCTCCTCGTACGACGACGTCAACTCGATCCTGCTGGCCGGCCGGGCCGACATCTGCGCGCTGGGCCGCACCCACCTCTACGACCCGAGCTGGACGCTGCATGCGGCCGCCGAGCAGGGGTACGCGGGGGACGCGGCGGCGTGGCCGGTGCAGTGGGCCGCGGGCCGCCGCAAGCCCCCGGCGTCGCGCACGGACAAGATCCCGCCGCGCCTGCAGCTGCTGCGCGAGGGCGAGACGACGGTGCCCCACCTGCGCTGGCGCGCCGGTGCTACGGTTCCGGCGTGA
- a CDS encoding acyl-CoA thioesterase, with amino-acid sequence MTHEPLAIGVARARVEWVDTDAAGIYHNSTVIRFVESAESRLMVERGLPDYFPSSPRVRFEADFQAPLFFTQDVTTRVLLTRIGTSSMHWEFEVWGEAFDGRPRRRAARGRYVTVHIGVGNRAGYDVGSVPWPESWVAALTGEPAAPASPASPADPALRPTPVESIP; translated from the coding sequence GTGACCCACGAACCGCTGGCCATCGGTGTCGCTCGCGCCCGGGTGGAGTGGGTCGACACCGATGCCGCGGGCATCTATCACAACAGCACCGTCATCCGGTTCGTGGAGTCCGCCGAATCCCGCCTCATGGTCGAGCGCGGCCTGCCCGACTACTTCCCCTCCAGCCCGCGCGTCCGGTTCGAAGCCGACTTCCAGGCGCCGCTCTTCTTCACCCAGGACGTCACGACCCGCGTCCTGCTCACGCGCATCGGCACGTCGTCGATGCACTGGGAGTTCGAGGTGTGGGGCGAGGCGTTCGACGGCCGCCCACGGCGGCGCGCGGCCCGCGGCCGGTACGTCACCGTCCACATCGGGGTCGGGAACCGGGCCGGGTACGACGTCGGGAGCGTCCCGTGGCCGGAATCGTGGGTCGCGGCGCTGACCGGTGAGCCGGCCGCGCCAGCCTCCCCGGCTTCCCCGGCCGATCCGGCCCTCCGCCCGACGCCGGTGGAGTCCATCCCGTGA
- a CDS encoding PaaX family transcriptional regulator, with protein MTAAATEPSGTGVGNAQDTGSADTGTQDTGAQATRRSRTTVVTFLGAVVRPLGGWTPIAGAVELLSQCGLDDPGVRTAIHRLKRKGWLASQTRDGVRGYALTETATATLAAGDEVIWHARTPPALADGWCIVNFSVPESKRALRHQLRAHLAALGFGNIGTAVWIAPARMRPAAARAVAELGLEPFTTIFTGDYHGPQDLTTLAYDSWDLAAIDQGYRGFVDAYGDLASRIEEAAPSGREAFTLHLQMIDAWRRLPFRDPGLPREVLAADWPGPSAARLFERMVAVLEAPALAHAAGYWPKA; from the coding sequence GTGACCGCCGCCGCCACCGAGCCCTCCGGCACGGGAGTCGGCAACGCACAGGACACCGGCAGCGCGGACACCGGTACACAGGACACCGGTGCTCAGGCGACCCGTCGCTCCCGGACCACCGTGGTGACGTTCCTCGGCGCCGTCGTCCGCCCGCTCGGCGGCTGGACCCCGATCGCGGGCGCCGTCGAGCTGCTCTCGCAGTGCGGCCTCGACGACCCGGGCGTGCGGACCGCGATCCACCGGCTCAAGCGCAAGGGCTGGCTCGCCTCGCAGACGCGCGACGGCGTCCGCGGCTATGCCCTGACCGAGACCGCGACAGCGACGCTGGCCGCCGGGGACGAGGTCATCTGGCACGCGCGCACGCCCCCGGCGCTCGCGGACGGCTGGTGCATCGTGAACTTCAGCGTGCCGGAGTCGAAGCGGGCGCTGCGTCACCAGCTCCGGGCGCACCTCGCGGCGCTCGGCTTCGGCAACATCGGCACGGCCGTGTGGATCGCCCCCGCCCGGATGCGTCCCGCCGCGGCGCGAGCCGTCGCCGAGCTCGGGCTCGAGCCCTTCACGACGATCTTCACGGGCGACTACCACGGCCCTCAGGATCTGACGACCCTGGCCTACGACAGCTGGGACCTGGCCGCGATCGACCAGGGCTACCGCGGCTTCGTCGACGCGTACGGAGACCTCGCGAGCCGCATCGAGGAGGCGGCGCCGTCGGGCCGCGAGGCGTTCACGCTCCATCTGCAGATGATCGACGCGTGGCGCCGGCTGCCGTTCCGCGACCCCGGGCTGCCCCGCGAGGTGCTGGCGGCCGACTGGCCGGGACCGTCAGCGGCCCGGCTGTTCGAGCGGATGGTCGCGGTGCTGGAGGCTCCGGCGCTCGCGCACGCGGCGGGGTACTGGCCGAAGGCCTGA
- a CDS encoding LLM class flavin-dependent oxidoreductase: protein MSIPVLESNHFRLGLFSSNCSGGLAVTTIPERWSASWEDNLRLAKLADETGIDFMLPIARWIGYGGETNFHEGVLEPVPWATAILAHTERLTAFATVHTAFNHPAVTAKQLATIDQMAPGRVGVNVVAGWNQPEYVAMGVDLPQDHDSRYELAQEWIDVLTTLWSRDGRYDLTGRFWNLERIESVPKPAARRLPILNAGSSVQGKAYAARNADFVFTIVGGPEDGAGVVKELEANSAALGRKAGVLTPTHVVCRPTRKEAEEYLHYYAEENADWDAVDNLMKLQGLHAQSFSKDLLQNFRSRFAAGHGTCPLIGSPDDVADEIERFAKAGFGGITMAFVDYVGELEYFAQEVMPRLVKKGLRPEDLG, encoded by the coding sequence GTGGTCGGCGTCGTGGGAGGACAACCTCCGCCTCGCGAAGCTCGCGGACGAGACGGGCATCGACTTCATGCTCCCCATCGCCCGCTGGATCGGCTACGGCGGCGAGACCAACTTCCACGAGGGCGTCCTCGAACCCGTCCCGTGGGCGACGGCGATCCTCGCCCACACCGAGCGGCTGACCGCCTTCGCGACGGTCCACACGGCCTTCAACCACCCCGCGGTCACCGCCAAGCAGCTCGCCACCATCGACCAGATGGCGCCGGGGCGCGTCGGCGTCAACGTCGTCGCCGGCTGGAACCAGCCCGAGTACGTCGCCATGGGCGTCGATCTGCCGCAGGACCACGACTCGCGCTACGAGCTGGCCCAGGAGTGGATCGACGTCCTGACCACCCTGTGGTCGCGCGACGGCCGCTACGACCTCACGGGCCGGTTCTGGAACCTCGAGCGCATCGAGTCGGTGCCGAAGCCTGCGGCCCGCCGCCTGCCGATCCTCAACGCGGGCTCGTCCGTGCAGGGCAAGGCGTACGCCGCACGCAACGCCGACTTCGTCTTCACGATCGTCGGCGGCCCCGAGGACGGCGCGGGCGTCGTCAAGGAGCTCGAGGCCAACTCGGCCGCCCTGGGCCGCAAGGCGGGCGTGCTCACGCCGACGCACGTCGTGTGCCGCCCGACCCGCAAGGAGGCGGAGGAGTACCTGCACTACTACGCCGAGGAGAACGCCGACTGGGACGCCGTCGACAACCTCATGAAGCTGCAGGGCCTGCACGCGCAGTCGTTCAGCAAGGACCTGCTGCAGAACTTCCGCAGCCGGTTCGCGGCCGGGCACGGCACCTGCCCGCTCATCGGTTCGCCCGACGACGTCGCCGACGAGATCGAGCGGTTCGCCAAGGCCGGCTTCGGCGGCATCACCATGGCGTTCGTCGACTACGTGGGCGAGCTGGAGTACTTCGCCCAGGAGGTCATGCCGCGCCTGGTGAAGAAGGGCCTGCGCCCCGAGGACCTCGGCTGA